From a region of the Candidatus Brocadia sp. genome:
- a CDS encoding peptidylprolyl isomerase gives MLKGCIKPLGMVLCGILCIQVSAFSAEPDAKKTSAPAKEEKPAAKTEAKAEAKTETSKGEVKSAIKESTPKEAAPGTKEQDPNKILATVNGENILQKDVNHILSRFGNQIPAEQIQGVTKQVLDGLITQKLLTQFIRENKIEPSKTDIETEINKVREDIKANPSLAGQTLEQVLESHGSSLDDLKRDITISLSLEKYLGKDLDDKKLKAYFDQNKAAYNGTEVRASHILVDTRKMTSDAELNQAMEKIKKAKAEVAAGKDFAELAKQYSDCPSKEKGGDLGFFPRKGQMVEPFAAAAFALKVGQISDPVKTNFGYHIIKVTEIKQGTDVKFDDIKQNIKQDLLQEKAQVLITQIRQKAKIDIKA, from the coding sequence ATGTTGAAAGGATGTATTAAGCCGTTAGGAATGGTATTGTGCGGAATATTATGCATTCAGGTAAGTGCCTTTTCGGCAGAACCGGATGCAAAAAAAACGTCAGCGCCAGCAAAAGAGGAAAAACCTGCGGCAAAGACCGAAGCAAAGGCTGAGGCAAAGACCGAGACATCAAAAGGAGAAGTCAAGTCCGCAATTAAGGAATCAACACCAAAAGAGGCGGCACCTGGCACAAAAGAACAAGATCCCAATAAGATTTTGGCGACAGTCAATGGTGAGAACATCCTTCAGAAAGATGTTAATCACATCCTCAGCAGGTTTGGAAATCAGATACCGGCCGAGCAAATTCAGGGAGTTACCAAACAAGTACTGGATGGTTTAATTACCCAAAAACTTCTCACGCAATTCATTCGGGAGAATAAGATCGAACCCAGCAAGACCGATATCGAAACAGAGATAAACAAGGTACGGGAGGATATTAAAGCAAACCCGAGTCTGGCCGGACAAACCCTTGAACAGGTCTTGGAATCACATGGAAGTTCCCTTGATGATCTGAAAAGGGATATCACCATATCCCTCTCCCTGGAAAAATATCTTGGCAAAGACCTTGATGACAAAAAACTCAAGGCCTATTTCGATCAGAATAAGGCTGCTTACAATGGTACCGAAGTAAGGGCAAGTCATATCCTGGTTGATACGCGGAAAATGACGAGCGATGCAGAGTTGAATCAGGCAATGGAAAAAATCAAAAAGGCAAAGGCTGAGGTTGCTGCCGGAAAAGATTTTGCTGAACTTGCCAAACAATATTCTGATTGCCCCTCGAAGGAAAAGGGCGGAGACCTCGGTTTCTTTCCAAGAAAGGGACAAATGGTTGAACCTTTTGCCGCCGCGGCGTTTGCGCTTAAAGTAGGACAGATAAGTGATCCCGTGAAAACAAATTTTGGATATCACATCATCAAGGTAACAGAAATAAAGCAAGGAACTGATGTTAAATTTGATGATATAAAGCAGAACATCAAACAGGACCTTTTACAGGAAAAGGCACAGGTGCTCATAACCCAGATCCGGCAGAAGGCAAAAATAGATATCAAGGCCTGA
- a CDS encoding radical SAM protein, with product MIKTLENKKTGPKRTFRDKIFDYSCQKIGKQRTKTFFKLYDLARFDLFGKPKGAIGSIDITNRCNLRCKHCYFYAHDYEKQPELTDDEWIEKLESLKETDFPFYQCSWVGGEPLLRKDLVERGMKYFKSNLIATNGTIELPNWPDVNFYISVDGRKEMHDAIRGKGCYDKILKNASRPDLKIHVSMVVNKMNYQDIEYFIEEWKDRGVKGCLFQIHTPVKGLQNDDLWPGWQLRDEILDTLLKLKEEKYGDFIGVPGLVLKLMKSDKCKEITRNCIFKKVAFCFDPQGQIKKPCMMGPQADCLRCGCVLPFHMWALEDKWLMARELLISLRRKKVKKNPAISSQPERVGKEIR from the coding sequence ATGATCAAGACCTTAGAAAATAAAAAAACAGGACCGAAACGGACGTTCAGGGATAAAATATTTGATTATTCCTGTCAAAAAATTGGTAAACAAAGGACAAAGACATTTTTTAAATTATACGATCTTGCCAGGTTTGACCTCTTTGGCAAACCAAAAGGCGCAATCGGTTCAATTGATATTACCAACCGCTGCAATCTGCGTTGCAAACATTGCTACTTTTATGCGCATGACTACGAAAAGCAGCCTGAACTCACCGATGATGAATGGATTGAAAAACTGGAGAGTTTAAAGGAGACCGATTTCCCATTCTATCAATGTTCCTGGGTTGGTGGTGAGCCGCTCCTGCGAAAGGATCTTGTTGAACGGGGGATGAAATATTTCAAATCAAACCTGATAGCTACCAACGGCACCATTGAACTGCCCAACTGGCCTGATGTGAATTTTTATATATCGGTCGATGGCAGAAAAGAGATGCACGATGCCATTCGGGGAAAGGGCTGCTATGATAAGATACTGAAAAATGCATCCAGGCCTGATTTAAAGATTCATGTATCGATGGTAGTTAACAAAATGAATTACCAGGATATTGAGTATTTTATTGAAGAATGGAAAGACCGTGGCGTCAAAGGCTGTTTATTTCAAATACACACGCCCGTAAAAGGATTACAGAACGACGATCTTTGGCCTGGCTGGCAATTGCGTGACGAGATATTAGATACCCTGCTAAAGCTCAAAGAGGAAAAATACGGTGATTTCATCGGCGTACCAGGCCTCGTCCTCAAACTCATGAAGTCTGATAAGTGTAAAGAGATTACCAGAAATTGTATTTTCAAAAAGGTAGCCTTTTGTTTCGATCCACAGGGCCAGATTAAAAAGCCCTGTATGATGGGTCCGCAGGCAGACTGCCTCCGGTGTGGGTGTGTGCTCCCCTTTCATATGTGGGCGCTTGAAGACAAGTGGCTCATGGCGAGAGAACTTCTTATATCCCTGCGTCGGAAGAAGGTGAAAAAAAATCCCGCGATATCTTCCCAACCCGAACGAGTCGGAAAAGAAATACGGTAG
- a CDS encoding cation:proton antiporter: MIVNESVLSLGISLIALFFAGFLATKVNQSLTAVFIVVGMILQNFFPLTIITEFIATLGIIFMLFMFGLEFSVGSLVHNQRKIFSSGMYDLLFNFPPGLLLGWILGYDLIHALLFAGVVYVTSSVIVAKSIIDLKRSANPETEYVLNVLIFEDMFIASFLACIVGVVNYGHIDARGIFFVILKTSAFFLFFIMLSRTTKKYIDKVVDIEHTELFVILILSIIVLSAGAASRIGLSEAIGAFLAGLLLSETKQRHRISDAIKPFQQFSTAIFFVAFGMSIDYKHFGSMIPIGIFIFIVSSFSKVFGGYFIGKKYELSKRACLRLGFSLIPRGEFSIILAGAIAINSAAPYHLKSLTGVYVLLSAVFGSILMKEADWFIKRFIEKRDKEVKETDNTPVLR; the protein is encoded by the coding sequence ATGATCGTTAATGAAAGCGTATTGTCGTTAGGCATTTCTCTCATCGCGCTCTTTTTTGCCGGTTTTTTGGCTACCAAGGTCAACCAGTCTCTTACCGCAGTGTTTATTGTGGTAGGCATGATCCTTCAGAATTTTTTCCCCCTCACGATTATTACCGAATTTATTGCCACCCTTGGTATCATCTTTATGCTCTTTATGTTTGGACTCGAATTTTCCGTTGGCAGCCTGGTTCATAACCAAAGAAAAATATTTTCTAGTGGAATGTATGATCTGCTTTTTAACTTTCCGCCTGGTCTGCTGCTTGGGTGGATATTAGGGTATGACCTCATCCATGCCCTTTTATTTGCAGGGGTTGTGTATGTAACCAGTTCTGTGATTGTTGCCAAATCGATCATTGACTTGAAACGTTCGGCCAATCCGGAAACTGAATACGTGCTCAATGTTCTGATTTTTGAAGATATGTTTATCGCTTCGTTTCTTGCCTGCATTGTTGGTGTTGTGAATTACGGGCATATAGATGCGCGGGGAATCTTCTTTGTGATACTCAAGACCTCTGCCTTTTTTCTATTTTTTATCATGCTTTCCAGGACGACAAAAAAATATATCGATAAGGTGGTTGATATCGAACATACGGAATTATTTGTTATCCTGATCCTTTCGATTATTGTTCTTTCTGCTGGCGCTGCTTCCCGGATAGGGCTTTCTGAGGCAATCGGGGCCTTTCTTGCAGGCCTCCTGCTGTCGGAGACAAAGCAGAGACATCGAATTTCAGACGCGATAAAACCCTTCCAGCAATTTTCCACAGCGATTTTCTTTGTTGCGTTTGGGATGTCCATTGATTATAAACATTTTGGAAGCATGATCCCCATCGGGATATTTATCTTTATTGTCTCTTCTTTTAGTAAGGTTTTTGGGGGATATTTTATCGGGAAAAAGTACGAACTGAGTAAAAGGGCTTGCTTAAGGCTTGGATTTAGTCTTATCCCCCGGGGTGAGTTTTCTATCATTCTGGCCGGGGCAATTGCGATAAACTCTGCTGCGCCTTATCACCTGAAGTCACTTACCGGTGTCTATGTGTTACTGAGTGCAGTGTTTGGCAGTATCCTGATGAAGGAAGCGGATTGGTTTATTAAGCGGTTTATTGAAAAGAGAGATAAGGAAGTGAAGGAAACTGACAATACTCCGGTATTGCGGTAA
- a CDS encoding cation:proton antiporter regulatory subunit codes for MSEIKESELPGIGKKFTLELDSGDKLVVVIHSSGEREVFKFTRDNDEPASVTTLADEEARQIGAILSGTYFQPVVEEEQKLAMKNATMEWIKIMPDSMLVNKKIEDLDIRRRTGVSITTIIRGETVMPNPNPGESIKPQDTLIVVGNNEQVKKFISTFEIKHRLENDR; via the coding sequence ATGTCGGAAATCAAGGAAAGCGAACTGCCCGGAATTGGTAAAAAATTTACCCTGGAATTGGACTCAGGCGATAAGTTGGTGGTGGTCATCCATTCTTCAGGTGAGAGAGAGGTGTTTAAATTTACGCGAGACAACGATGAACCGGCATCGGTCACCACCCTTGCTGATGAAGAGGCACGTCAGATTGGCGCAATTCTCTCTGGAACGTACTTTCAGCCGGTTGTGGAGGAAGAGCAGAAATTGGCAATGAAGAATGCGACCATGGAATGGATAAAGATTATGCCCGATTCGATGTTAGTGAATAAAAAGATCGAAGATCTGGATATCAGAAGAAGGACGGGGGTTTCCATTACCACCATTATCAGAGGTGAGACCGTAATGCCGAATCCCAATCCCGGCGAGAGTATCAAGCCTCAGGACACTCTTATTGTCGTAGGAAACAATGAACAGGTAAAAAAATTTATATCCACCTTTGAAATTAAGCATCGCTTGGAAAATGATCGTTAA
- the cobO gene encoding cob(I)yrinic acid a,c-diamide adenosyltransferase yields the protein MSEGLILVNTGEGKGKTTAALGLGLRAAGHGMKVLMLQFFKGPWPTGECTAVKRLEPDFKIIPLGQGFIKTRKEEHTEATRENARTSWDYAKQEIFSDLYNVIILDEINNMIHHGLISVEEVISVLKERPKRLTVILTGRNAHEKVMEMADMVTEMREIKHHYQKGIKAQKGIEF from the coding sequence ATGAGTGAGGGACTCATTCTTGTAAATACTGGCGAAGGGAAAGGAAAGACCACCGCGGCATTAGGACTCGGCCTTCGGGCAGCCGGTCACGGAATGAAGGTGCTTATGCTCCAGTTTTTCAAGGGGCCATGGCCTACCGGAGAATGCACCGCAGTAAAACGACTTGAGCCTGATTTCAAAATCATTCCGTTGGGACAGGGATTTATCAAAACACGAAAAGAAGAACATACTGAGGCAACCAGAGAAAATGCCAGAACATCCTGGGACTATGCAAAGCAGGAAATCTTTTCTGATCTCTATAATGTCATTATCCTTGATGAAATCAACAATATGATCCACCATGGACTTATATCGGTGGAGGAAGTAATTTCCGTTTTAAAAGAACGACCGAAAAGACTTACCGTAATCCTTACCGGACGCAATGCCCATGAAAAGGTCATGGAAATGGCTGACATGGTCACGGAAATGCGGGAGATCAAACACCATTATCAAAAAGGGATCAAGGCACAAAAAGGTATTGAATTCTAG
- the thyX gene encoding FAD-dependent thymidylate synthase, giving the protein MPESKLHVVLLRSTPCPEEIVAQAAKLCYSPASIDDLKEQIERKGQTDFIGKLTDMRHLSPLEHVTFTFGVEGISRSCSHQIVRHRLASYSQQSQRYVGQQSGKTGGFHFIVPPGIEKIGKKPWFIEKMHLIQQWYDELTEALGNQGESTFEDARFLLPNAAETKIIITMNARELLHFFQVRCCNRAQWEIRELATEMLRQAKHISPQLFKNAGPGCVNGTCPEGKMTCGKTVEVREKFRHLP; this is encoded by the coding sequence ATGCCAGAATCCAAATTACACGTTGTATTATTGCGATCCACGCCATGCCCGGAAGAAATAGTCGCCCAGGCCGCCAAACTCTGCTACAGCCCAGCATCTATTGATGATTTAAAGGAACAAATTGAAAGGAAAGGCCAGACGGATTTTATCGGGAAATTAACGGATATGCGACACCTCTCCCCTCTGGAACACGTCACCTTTACCTTTGGCGTAGAAGGCATCTCCCGTTCCTGTTCTCACCAGATCGTGCGGCATCGCTTAGCCTCTTATTCCCAGCAAAGCCAGCGTTACGTCGGCCAGCAGAGCGGAAAAACCGGAGGATTCCATTTTATTGTGCCACCCGGCATAGAAAAGATAGGCAAAAAGCCGTGGTTTATTGAAAAGATGCATCTTATTCAGCAATGGTACGACGAACTTACCGAGGCACTCGGGAATCAGGGAGAAAGCACCTTCGAGGACGCCCGCTTTTTGTTGCCCAATGCCGCCGAGACCAAAATAATCATCACCATGAACGCCCGCGAACTTCTGCACTTCTTTCAGGTACGCTGCTGTAACCGTGCACAATGGGAGATACGGGAACTGGCAACCGAAATGCTCCGTCAGGCAAAGCATATCTCTCCTCAGCTCTTCAAAAATGCAGGACCTGGCTGCGTTAACGGTACCTGCCCGGAAGGAAAGATGACTTGCGGGAAAACGGTTGAGGTCAGGGAGAAATTCAGGCATCTTCCGTAA
- a CDS encoding class II fructose-bisphosphate aldolase produces MLYHTKEDLLNDLKNVADIQKNGTVLVLNKEVLRNKKMDALVYNAVFNKEAALRDASRSLIRNMGNKLGVVSASIHSLYEAMGKKEYKGFTVPAINIRGLTYDVSRAIFRAARKNHVGAFIFEIARSEIGYTDQRPAEYSAVILAAAIREGFEGPVFIQGDHFQINAKKYEKDKECEITTVKKLIKEAIDAGFYNVDIDTSTLVDLNKPNLTEQQRLNFEFAAEFTAYIRTLEPKGITVSVGGEIGEVGKKNSTVEELRAFMDGFTDTLSRKGKGLKGISKISVQTGTSHGGVPLPDGTVAKVKLDFDTLKNLSMAARDEYGLSGAVQHGASTLPADAFDKFPEAGAAEVHLATEFQNMIYESKVFPQDFRKEIYDFFKNHPDIKKEWKEGDTEDQFIYKVRKNGFGPFKERFWNLPDNVKKKIGEELEAKFDFLFKKLNVVHSKEIVKKTIKPVEVALPNP; encoded by the coding sequence ATGCTTTATCATACGAAAGAAGACTTGTTAAATGATCTAAAGAATGTCGCTGATATTCAAAAAAATGGCACTGTTCTGGTATTGAACAAAGAGGTATTGCGCAACAAAAAAATGGACGCCCTTGTGTACAATGCAGTTTTCAATAAGGAAGCCGCTCTCAGGGATGCATCCCGTTCGCTGATCCGTAATATGGGTAATAAGCTTGGCGTTGTTTCTGCCTCCATTCACTCCCTTTACGAGGCCATGGGCAAAAAAGAATACAAGGGGTTTACCGTCCCGGCTATCAATATCCGTGGTCTGACGTACGATGTATCACGCGCCATCTTCAGGGCTGCCAGGAAGAATCACGTTGGCGCCTTTATCTTTGAGATTGCACGTTCAGAGATAGGCTATACAGACCAGCGGCCTGCGGAGTATAGCGCGGTGATTCTTGCTGCCGCTATCAGGGAGGGGTTTGAGGGCCCCGTCTTTATTCAGGGTGACCATTTTCAGATCAATGCGAAGAAATATGAAAAAGATAAGGAATGTGAGATTACTACCGTAAAAAAACTCATCAAGGAAGCCATCGATGCCGGCTTTTATAACGTCGATATTGACACATCAACGCTGGTGGATTTAAACAAGCCAAACCTCACGGAACAGCAGCGGCTCAATTTTGAGTTTGCAGCTGAATTTACCGCCTACATCAGGACATTAGAACCGAAAGGGATTACAGTATCCGTTGGCGGTGAAATCGGCGAGGTAGGCAAAAAGAACAGCACGGTTGAAGAATTAAGGGCTTTCATGGATGGGTTTACCGATACCTTGTCCAGGAAAGGCAAGGGATTGAAGGGGATCAGCAAAATCAGTGTACAAACAGGCACTTCACACGGGGGGGTGCCGCTGCCGGACGGAACGGTCGCCAAGGTAAAATTAGATTTTGATACCCTGAAAAATTTATCAATGGCTGCCCGGGACGAATATGGCCTGAGCGGGGCGGTACAGCACGGTGCCTCTACGCTTCCCGCCGATGCGTTCGATAAATTTCCGGAAGCTGGCGCTGCCGAAGTTCATCTTGCCACGGAATTCCAGAATATGATTTATGAGAGCAAGGTATTTCCACAAGACTTCAGGAAAGAGATCTATGATTTTTTCAAGAATCATCCTGATATAAAAAAAGAATGGAAAGAGGGCGATACGGAGGATCAATTCATTTATAAAGTTCGGAAGAATGGTTTTGGGCCATTCAAGGAGAGGTTCTGGAATCTCCCTGATAATGTAAAAAAGAAGATTGGTGAAGAACTCGAAGCAAAATTTGACTTCCTTTTTAAGAAATTGAACGTTGTCCATTCAAAGGAAATTGTTAAGAAAACGATCAAACCTGTAGAGGTGGCGCTCCCAAATCCCTAA
- the fbp gene encoding class 1 fructose-bisphosphatase produces MQKNKGITIQRHIVEQERLFPQATGDFTGLLWDLSIAAKIISREVNKAGLAEILGLTGEVNIHGEAVKKLDVFANERICKSMEHGGHLCIMASEENDDVITIPEEFPRGKYVLMFDPLDGSSNIDANVSVGTIFSVYRRKTTGKEATIEDCLRKGTEQIAAGYIVYGSSTMMVYTTGQGVYGFTLDPSIGEFLLSHENIKIAAKGRTYSINEGNTHTWDEGTRRYIRYLKESDPSTGRPYSLRYIGSLVADFHRNLLYGGIFLYPADYKDPKKPKPKLRLLYEANPLAFIVEQAGGMASTGEERIMDIQASDLHQKVPLIIGSREDVLAYEKYFEQE; encoded by the coding sequence ATGCAGAAAAATAAAGGCATTACCATTCAACGCCATATTGTTGAACAGGAGAGATTATTCCCGCAGGCCACCGGAGATTTTACCGGGCTCTTATGGGATTTATCGATTGCGGCAAAGATCATTTCCCGTGAGGTAAACAAGGCTGGCCTTGCCGAGATATTAGGTCTTACAGGCGAAGTAAATATTCATGGCGAAGCGGTAAAAAAGCTGGATGTTTTTGCCAATGAGAGGATTTGTAAATCCATGGAGCACGGTGGCCATCTCTGTATTATGGCATCGGAGGAGAACGATGATGTCATCACTATCCCTGAAGAATTTCCCAGGGGTAAGTATGTGCTGATGTTTGATCCGCTGGACGGCTCATCAAATATCGATGCAAACGTGAGTGTCGGAACGATATTCTCTGTTTACCGGCGGAAGACAACCGGCAAAGAAGCTACGATTGAGGATTGCCTGAGAAAGGGGACGGAACAGATTGCCGCAGGGTACATTGTGTATGGGTCAAGCACGATGATGGTATATACGACGGGACAAGGAGTATATGGTTTTACGTTAGACCCCAGCATAGGAGAGTTCCTGCTTTCCCATGAGAATATAAAAATTGCTGCAAAAGGCAGGACTTACAGTATCAACGAGGGAAACACCCATACGTGGGATGAAGGAACGCGGCGATACATCAGGTATCTGAAAGAAAGCGACCCGTCGACAGGCCGTCCGTACTCACTGCGATATATTGGGTCGCTGGTGGCAGATTTCCACAGAAATCTCCTCTACGGCGGGATATTCCTGTATCCGGCGGATTATAAAGATCCGAAAAAACCGAAACCGAAACTGCGATTGTTGTATGAGGCAAATCCCCTTGCTTTCATCGTGGAACAGGCCGGCGGTATGGCCTCTACGGGAGAGGAGCGCATTATGGATATTCAGGCCAGCGATTTACACCAAAAGGTGCCGCTTATCATTGGGAGCAGAGAGGACGTTTTAGCATACGAAAAGTATTTTGAACAAGAATAA
- a CDS encoding acyltransferase, with product MKVGFLQTSPFFGKKDENIERAVIMIQSLQADLIVLPELFNTGYQFASREEVIALAEEVPEGQTTRALMKLSKEKGVHLVAGLVERDQGRCYNSSILVGPQGFIGCYRKLHLFYHEKQWFEPGNRGLTVYDIGKAKVGVMICFDWFFPEVARYLAIQGADIICHPANLVLPYCPQAMITRCIENRVFAITANRIGTELRTEETLAFIGTSQIVGTKGEMLCRASPDREEAMTVEIGPTVARDKNITPMNHLFSDRRFQIVSSCT from the coding sequence ATGAAGGTTGGATTTCTGCAAACATCTCCCTTCTTTGGGAAAAAGGATGAGAACATCGAAAGGGCGGTGATCATGATACAATCGCTGCAGGCCGATCTCATTGTCTTGCCTGAATTGTTTAATACGGGGTATCAGTTCGCCTCCAGGGAAGAGGTCATTGCCCTGGCAGAGGAAGTCCCGGAAGGGCAGACAACGCGCGCACTCATGAAGCTTTCAAAGGAAAAGGGTGTCCATCTTGTCGCTGGTCTGGTGGAACGGGATCAGGGGCGTTGTTATAACTCGTCCATCCTGGTGGGACCGCAGGGGTTTATCGGATGTTACCGGAAATTACATCTCTTTTATCATGAGAAGCAGTGGTTTGAGCCAGGGAACAGAGGATTAACGGTGTATGACATCGGAAAAGCGAAGGTTGGTGTCATGATCTGTTTTGACTGGTTTTTCCCCGAAGTTGCACGATATCTGGCGATACAGGGGGCAGATATTATCTGTCATCCTGCAAACCTTGTTCTTCCCTACTGTCCGCAGGCCATGATAACGCGATGCATTGAAAACAGGGTCTTTGCTATCACCGCAAACCGTATTGGAACGGAGCTCCGCACTGAGGAAACGCTCGCCTTTATTGGTACCAGCCAGATTGTCGGGACGAAAGGGGAGATGCTCTGTCGTGCCTCACCGGACCGGGAAGAGGCGATGACGGTTGAAATTGGTCCCACCGTTGCCCGGGATAAAAATATAACCCCGATGAATCATCTCTTCAGCGACCGGCGGTTTCAGATTGTTTCTTCCTGCACATAG
- a CDS encoding MBL fold metallo-hydrolase, with the protein MKVTFLGTGTSHGIPMIACSCKVCTSDNPKNKRMRTSVLVSTNGYNILIDATPELRLQCIKNKITKLDAVLITHPHADHIFGLDDLRRFNMIQRMDIPIYGTPKTLDTIRHTFSYVFTTHSETGGYKPRFSLKIINGDLTIEGIPIVPVKAHHGEGEVTGYRFDKFAYVTDVSDIPEESLEKLHDLDVLVLGALRYTPHIKHFSIEQALRVVRKLRPQKAYFTHMCHDIEHEEDGNKLPAGVEFAFDGLMIDLS; encoded by the coding sequence ATGAAAGTAACCTTTCTGGGGACAGGCACATCACACGGAATTCCCATGATTGCCTGCAGTTGCAAGGTTTGCACCTCTGATAATCCCAAGAATAAACGCATGCGCACATCGGTGCTGGTGAGTACAAACGGATATAATATCCTGATTGACGCCACGCCGGAACTAAGGCTCCAGTGCATTAAAAACAAGATTACAAAACTGGATGCCGTGCTTATCACCCATCCCCATGCAGACCACATTTTTGGCCTCGATGATCTCCGGCGATTCAATATGATTCAGCGAATGGATATTCCCATTTATGGCACCCCGAAAACCCTTGACACCATACGCCACACGTTCTCCTATGTATTTACGACCCATTCTGAGACGGGTGGTTATAAACCCCGCTTCTCCCTGAAGATTATCAACGGCGATTTGACCATTGAAGGGATTCCCATTGTACCCGTAAAGGCGCATCATGGTGAGGGAGAGGTAACGGGGTACCGATTTGATAAATTTGCTTATGTGACCGATGTCAGCGATATCCCTGAAGAATCTTTGGAAAAACTCCATGACCTGGACGTACTTGTCTTAGGCGCACTTCGCTATACACCGCACATAAAGCACTTCAGCATCGAACAGGCATTGCGCGTCGTCAGGAAGCTCAGGCCACAGAAGGCGTACTTTACCCACATGTGCCACGACATCGAACACGAAGAAGACGGCAATAAACTTCCCGCAGGGGTAGAATTTGCTTTTGACGGCCTGATGATTGACCTTTCCTGA
- the lpoB gene encoding penicillin-binding protein activator LpoB, with protein MYGLKKLIWGMCVVMGAGCATSVKYKDVTKEETTTADFGLTDLQQIANKMVDSLLSFPPIVQMTNERSPVIFVDVIKNKTLEHIDTESITDTVRTKILRSGKFRFVDMTKVDAAKKQFEFQNEGGMVNQTTAAAFGRQIGAEYMLYGNFASIVKRTSNVKDIYYKFTLNLMELETGIIEWADEKELRKISKRSLFGW; from the coding sequence ATGTATGGGTTAAAGAAATTGATATGGGGTATGTGCGTGGTGATGGGCGCAGGATGCGCTACAAGCGTGAAGTATAAGGATGTGACAAAGGAGGAAACAACTACGGCTGATTTTGGGTTGACTGATTTGCAGCAGATTGCCAATAAAATGGTGGATTCCCTCCTTTCCTTTCCGCCGATTGTGCAAATGACAAACGAACGGAGCCCGGTTATTTTTGTAGACGTCATTAAGAATAAAACCCTGGAGCATATCGATACAGAGTCGATTACTGATACTGTCAGGACAAAGATTTTGCGTTCAGGCAAGTTTCGCTTTGTGGATATGACAAAGGTCGATGCCGCGAAAAAACAGTTTGAGTTCCAAAATGAAGGAGGTATGGTGAATCAAACCACGGCTGCGGCCTTTGGCCGTCAGATTGGAGCTGAATATATGCTGTACGGCAATTTTGCGAGTATCGTTAAGAGAACGAGCAACGTGAAAGATATTTACTATAAATTTACCCTCAATCTTATGGAACTGGAAACCGGAATTATCGAATGGGCTGACGAAAAAGAATTGCGAAAAATATCGAAACGCAGTTTGTTCGGCTGGTAA